From the genome of Vibrio gangliei, one region includes:
- a CDS encoding zinc transporter ZntB — protein sequence MSHSFLIEQWDFSTFPAKRVEPKEPLGLLQENHWYHCQREAKELRHWLLVNDFESGVVDSLLADDTRPRFELFDDQSFLLIMRGVNLNEGATPDDMLSVRILWHKGILISTRKISSKAITDIRQALDEQRGPKTTARLLLAIIDGLNQNIAQFLDGVEEQLFEIEEGNGSNHDLHVIHKRLLKLRRFMKPQRYAHDDFLEVQHPEMEEVELKMRNSLDTVIRINESIDFYLEQIQLIKADIEQEQAEKMNRNTYLFTVIAAIFLPVGFLTGLLGINIGGMPGVDNPMAFWLFCVGLGVTFVFEFMLLRWLRFF from the coding sequence ATGTCACACAGCTTTTTGATTGAACAATGGGATTTTTCGACGTTTCCAGCCAAACGTGTTGAGCCAAAAGAACCGTTGGGATTATTGCAAGAAAATCACTGGTATCACTGTCAGCGTGAGGCAAAAGAACTTCGCCATTGGCTGCTAGTTAACGACTTTGAAAGTGGTGTTGTGGACAGTTTATTGGCTGATGACACACGTCCTCGCTTTGAGTTATTTGATGATCAGTCTTTCTTGTTGATTATGCGAGGTGTGAACCTAAATGAAGGTGCAACACCGGATGATATGCTCAGTGTGCGTATTTTGTGGCATAAAGGCATTCTCATTTCTACTCGTAAAATTTCCTCCAAAGCCATTACTGACATCCGTCAAGCGCTGGACGAACAGCGTGGTCCTAAAACAACAGCACGTTTGTTGTTAGCGATTATTGATGGATTAAACCAAAATATTGCTCAATTTCTGGATGGGGTTGAAGAACAGCTGTTTGAGATTGAAGAAGGTAATGGCAGTAACCATGACTTGCATGTAATACATAAGCGACTGTTAAAACTGCGTCGTTTTATGAAACCGCAACGTTATGCACATGATGACTTCTTAGAAGTTCAACACCCAGAAATGGAGGAGGTTGAACTCAAAATGCGTAACTCGCTAGATACCGTGATACGAATTAACGAATCGATTGATTTTTACTTAGAACAAATACAATTAATCAAAGCAGATATCGAACAAGAACAAGCTGAAAAGATGAACCGTAACACTTATCTCTTTACGGTTATCGCCGCCATTTTCTTACCGGTGGGTTTCTTAACGGGTTTATTGGGTATCAACATTGGTGGTATGCCCGGTGTCGATAATCCAATGGCATTTTGGTTGTTTTGTGTAGGGCTTGGCGTTACTTTTGTATTTGAATTCATGCTGTTACGTTGGCTGAGGTTTTTCTGA
- a CDS encoding sterol desaturase family protein, producing MENQAIIRMSAFLLIFLFMAMWESFSLKKVLGQPKWYRWLNNVGLVVLNSLLLPWTLPILAIGAAQVVESQQLGLFNQWNMPPIASLILSVIILDMCIYWQHRIFHKVPVLWRLHRVHHADQDIDVTTGFRFHFIEIWLSMLLKIAIIFVLGIPVMAVFIFEILLNGCAMFNHSNVNISNSIDVKLRKWIVTPDMHRVHHSIHREETDSNYGFCLSVWDRLFGSYVAQPKEGHQNLQIGISLFRQPKEQSLWRMLSQPFRKN from the coding sequence ATGGAAAATCAAGCAATAATCAGAATGAGCGCATTTTTGCTGATCTTCCTTTTTATGGCGATGTGGGAATCATTTAGCCTGAAGAAGGTGCTTGGCCAGCCTAAATGGTATCGATGGCTCAACAATGTAGGTTTGGTGGTGCTAAATAGTCTTTTGCTGCCTTGGACGCTACCTATTCTCGCGATTGGCGCAGCTCAAGTCGTAGAATCTCAGCAATTAGGGCTATTCAATCAATGGAATATGCCTCCCATCGCAAGCCTCATTTTATCCGTGATCATTCTTGATATGTGCATCTATTGGCAACACAGAATCTTTCACAAAGTGCCCGTATTATGGCGTTTACATCGCGTTCATCATGCAGATCAAGACATCGATGTGACCACAGGTTTCCGTTTCCATTTCATCGAAATTTGGCTTTCTATGCTGCTCAAAATAGCCATTATTTTCGTGTTAGGCATTCCTGTTATGGCGGTTTTCATTTTTGAAATACTACTTAACGGCTGCGCCATGTTTAACCACAGTAACGTCAATATCTCTAACAGCATTGATGTGAAACTAAGAAAGTGGATTGTTACACCCGACATGCATCGAGTTCATCACTCCATTCATCGAGAGGAAACCGACAGCAACTATGGCTTTTGCTTATCGGTTTGGGACCGACTCTTTGGGAGTTATGTTGCACAGCCCAAAGAGGGTCACCAAAATTTGCAGATTGGGATTTCGCTCTTTCGTCAGCCGAAAGAACAGAGCTTGTGGCGGATGTTGAGTCAGCCTTTTCGAAAAAACTGA
- the thiD gene encoding bifunctional hydroxymethylpyrimidine kinase/phosphomethylpyrimidine kinase, translating to MNQNSTTTDSSVTASKSSHHSLTPNILTIAGSDSGGGAGIQADIKAISATGGFACSAITALTAQNTQGVHSIYSVSASFIADQLDTVLSDIDIAAVKIGMLNDSQVIEVIAQKLKHYNLMNVVLDPVMVATSGDPLIQPQAIETLKECLIPIVDVITPNLPEAALLLGQSNIQNESQVGELIERIQHDSLLSSCDVLLKGGHLQGEYSTDWLINKNNVSSYRHPRVNTKNTHGTGCTLSSAIASYLGQGFALSEAVDKAKVYLSEALLHADRLNVGEGAGPVHHFYALNRHSYSDKSDD from the coding sequence ATGAATCAAAATTCAACAACTACCGATTCTTCCGTTACTGCAAGCAAATCAAGCCATCATTCATTGACGCCTAATATATTGACAATTGCAGGTTCAGATTCTGGTGGTGGTGCAGGCATTCAAGCCGATATTAAAGCGATTTCTGCCACGGGTGGCTTTGCTTGTTCGGCTATTACCGCTTTAACGGCGCAAAATACACAAGGTGTGCATTCCATTTATTCGGTTTCAGCATCGTTCATTGCCGATCAACTCGATACGGTATTGTCCGATATTGATATTGCGGCAGTTAAGATTGGAATGCTTAATGATAGCCAAGTCATAGAAGTCATTGCACAGAAGCTAAAGCACTATAACTTAATGAATGTAGTGTTGGATCCAGTTATGGTAGCCACTAGCGGTGATCCATTAATACAACCCCAAGCAATTGAAACGCTGAAAGAATGTTTAATTCCAATAGTTGATGTCATTACTCCAAACTTGCCAGAAGCCGCTTTATTACTTGGACAAAGTAATATTCAAAATGAGTCGCAAGTCGGTGAGCTAATTGAACGTATTCAACATGACTCATTGCTTTCTTCGTGTGACGTTTTACTAAAAGGCGGTCATTTACAGGGAGAGTACAGCACTGATTGGTTGATCAACAAAAATAACGTTTCTAGTTATAGGCACCCTAGAGTGAATACAAAAAACACTCATGGAACAGGATGCACATTATCTTCTGCTATTGCTTCTTATCTCGGACAAGGCTTCGCATTATCTGAAGCGGTCGATAAAGCCAAAGTTTATCTTTCAGAAGCCTTGCTTCATGCCGATAGATTGAATGTTGGCGAAGGTGCTGGTCCTGTTCATCATTTTTATGCTTTGAACAGGCATTCATACTCAGACAAGTCGGATGATTGA
- a CDS encoding ABC transporter ATP-binding protein codes for MPVDIDINDLTFRFSDSDDCLFKGLSHCFKAGTWTSILGASGCGKTTLLKLIAGLVTQSTMQGNIQFRSSNESKVTLSQPNSYKPIAHKPITHKPITYKPIAYMGQKDFLFPWLDVLHNTCLERYLQTGRLTLDEIKQAEALLAQVGLGDVIRYKPKQLSGGMRQRVALARTLIQNKPVVLMDEPFSALDSLTRYELQDLACQLLDDKTVIFITHDIQEALRVSDHVLVMKGKPASLNDVHLPYCEQKPRVMNAEFAHFQQRLMSQLQSQSIIKAVNR; via the coding sequence ATGCCTGTCGATATTGACATCAATGATCTGACCTTCCGCTTTTCTGATAGCGATGATTGCTTATTTAAGGGTTTAAGCCATTGCTTTAAGGCGGGAACTTGGACAAGCATTCTCGGTGCGAGTGGTTGTGGCAAAACAACATTACTAAAGCTCATCGCAGGTTTAGTTACGCAATCAACAATGCAAGGCAATATTCAATTTCGTTCTTCAAATGAATCTAAAGTTACTTTATCGCAGCCTAATTCCTATAAACCTATCGCACATAAGCCTATTACTCATAAACCTATTACCTACAAGCCCATAGCTTATATGGGACAAAAAGATTTCTTGTTTCCTTGGCTCGATGTACTGCACAACACATGTTTAGAGCGATATTTGCAAACGGGTAGGTTAACGCTTGATGAAATCAAACAAGCGGAAGCTTTACTTGCTCAGGTTGGGCTAGGTGATGTTATTCGCTACAAACCCAAGCAATTATCTGGGGGAATGAGACAACGTGTCGCGCTTGCTAGAACGTTAATTCAAAACAAACCTGTGGTTTTAATGGATGAACCATTCTCAGCACTGGATTCATTAACTCGCTATGAACTACAAGATCTTGCATGCCAACTGCTTGATGATAAAACGGTTATTTTCATTACTCACGATATTCAAGAAGCCTTGAGAGTCAGTGACCATGTCTTAGTGATGAAAGGAAAACCAGCTTCATTGAATGATGTTCATCTCCCATATTGTGAACAAAAGCCACGAGTCATGAATGCTGAATTTGCTCATTTTCAGCAGAGATTGATGTCTCAGCTGCAATCTCAATCGATTATAAAAGCGGTGAATCGATGA
- a CDS encoding ABC transporter permease: MNTRLGKSSSFAFSKSFQPVTTCLLIILLWQLVVWGFALPKYIVPTPVDVWEAFIHQPSVILRHTWVTLQEIVAGLVLGSVFGVVSALLMLLSHRLNRWMMPILIVSQAIPVFALAPVLMLWFGYGMASKVVMSAIIIFFPITVCCYDGLNNTPNGFIELGKTFHLSRWQMLWRVRFPAAMPALASGFRVSVVIAPIGAVIGEWVGASEGIGYFMLQSNARMQTADMFSGLVVLSMLSICLYFSVNYCLTRWIDWDLSD, encoded by the coding sequence ATGAATACCCGTCTAGGTAAGTCGTCTTCGTTCGCTTTCTCAAAAAGTTTTCAACCAGTGACGACGTGTTTACTGATCATATTGCTCTGGCAGTTAGTTGTGTGGGGTTTTGCTTTACCAAAATATATTGTTCCTACGCCTGTTGATGTTTGGGAAGCATTCATTCATCAGCCTAGCGTCATATTGAGGCACACCTGGGTAACGCTACAAGAGATTGTAGCCGGTTTAGTGCTTGGGAGCGTATTTGGTGTGGTGAGCGCTTTACTCATGTTACTGAGTCACCGTTTAAATCGTTGGATGATGCCAATTTTAATAGTCAGTCAGGCCATTCCTGTTTTTGCATTAGCTCCAGTTTTAATGCTGTGGTTTGGTTATGGTATGGCCTCAAAAGTAGTGATGTCTGCAATTATCATTTTCTTTCCTATCACGGTTTGTTGCTATGACGGACTAAATAACACACCTAATGGCTTTATTGAATTAGGCAAGACATTTCATTTATCGAGATGGCAGATGTTATGGCGAGTACGATTTCCAGCGGCGATGCCGGCCTTAGCATCTGGATTCAGAGTGTCGGTTGTGATCGCTCCGATAGGCGCAGTGATTGGTGAATGGGTCGGTGCCAGTGAAGGGATTGGTTATTTTATGTTGCAAAGCAATGCTCGGATGCAAACTGCCGATATGTTCTCCGGTTTAGTGGTGCTGTCGATGCTCTCTATTTGTTTATATTTTTCAGTAAATTATTGTTTAACTCGCTGGATCGATTGGGATCTGAGTGACTAA
- a CDS encoding ABC transporter substrate-binding protein produces the protein MFILAALICTLPVEANDKLSLMLDWFVNPNHGPIIVAQQQGYFKDAGLEVEIQEPADPTMPPKLVAAGKVDMAVSYEPNFVMDLEAGLPLKRSATLIATPLNTILVLDGSDIKKVSDLKGKTVGIAVAGTEDAMVGTMLRDSGLNLSDIKMVNVGWNLSSSLASKKVDAVWGGLRNFEPNQMALEGIKVRAFYPEEHGVPSYEELVFVVNQNTKKNVAIDKFNQALTKATQYIVNHPENAWQSFISYNPKTLDTELNQRAWQDTLTRFSLRPTATDKQGYKAFADFMYKNNVIKTPVDPTPYL, from the coding sequence ATGTTTATTCTAGCTGCGCTGATATGTACGCTACCCGTAGAAGCGAATGATAAGCTCAGTTTGATGCTTGATTGGTTTGTTAATCCAAATCATGGTCCGATTATTGTGGCTCAGCAGCAAGGTTATTTCAAAGATGCAGGCTTAGAGGTAGAGATTCAAGAGCCGGCAGATCCAACCATGCCACCTAAGTTAGTTGCTGCAGGTAAAGTTGACATGGCCGTCTCTTATGAGCCTAACTTTGTGATGGATTTAGAAGCGGGCTTACCGTTAAAGCGCTCAGCCACGTTGATTGCAACACCATTGAATACCATTTTAGTACTGGATGGCAGTGATATTAAAAAGGTGTCCGATCTGAAAGGAAAAACGGTCGGTATTGCTGTTGCAGGGACAGAAGATGCAATGGTTGGAACCATGCTGCGTGATTCAGGATTAAACCTTTCTGATATCAAAATGGTTAATGTAGGTTGGAATTTATCTTCATCACTGGCATCCAAAAAAGTTGATGCAGTATGGGGTGGATTACGCAATTTTGAACCCAACCAAATGGCATTAGAAGGAATTAAAGTTAGAGCGTTTTATCCTGAAGAACATGGCGTGCCAAGTTATGAAGAACTTGTGTTTGTGGTTAATCAAAATACTAAGAAAAATGTGGCAATTGATAAGTTTAATCAGGCGCTCACCAAAGCCACACAGTATATTGTTAACCACCCAGAGAATGCTTGGCAAAGTTTCATTAGTTATAACCCAAAAACACTCGATACCGAACTAAACCAACGTGCATGGCAAGACACTTTGACTCGTTTTTCTTTACGTCCTACAGCCACCGACAAGCAAGGATACAAAGCCTTTGCAGACTTTATGTACAAAAATAACGTAATTAAAACGCCGGTTGATCCAACCCCTTATCTTTAA
- the thiM gene encoding hydroxyethylthiazole kinase, with translation MHQLISEKLQQLRERSPLVLNITNYVVMNNTANALLAVGASPIMAHSREEMEDMVKIAHCLVINIGTLDRIWVERMRFAIKQANIFGKPVILDPVGCGASKMRTAVSQEFCQLADKLIIRANASEVMALADLQSHVKGVDALDTSDSAIIAAQKVIKQYGVEQVVISGEQDFVVSDNTIYRLDNGHDLMPKITGMGCTHTALTGAFASIDFASAGLCATAVLGIAGELAGKQAQGPGSLQMHILDKLHGVDAQAIEYTLECGKYDPE, from the coding sequence ATGCATCAGTTGATCTCTGAAAAGTTACAACAACTAAGAGAGAGAAGTCCGCTTGTTTTAAATATCACAAATTATGTTGTTATGAACAATACCGCGAATGCGCTTTTAGCAGTGGGTGCTTCACCAATCATGGCCCATAGCCGCGAAGAAATGGAAGACATGGTGAAGATTGCCCATTGCCTTGTCATCAATATTGGGACGCTCGATCGTATCTGGGTAGAACGTATGCGTTTTGCGATTAAACAAGCGAATATCTTTGGTAAACCCGTCATCCTTGATCCTGTTGGCTGTGGTGCAAGTAAGATGCGTACCGCTGTATCGCAAGAATTTTGCCAGTTAGCCGATAAATTGATTATCCGGGCTAATGCATCGGAAGTCATGGCATTAGCTGACCTTCAAAGCCACGTAAAGGGTGTGGATGCGCTGGATACCAGTGATTCTGCCATTATTGCGGCACAAAAAGTGATTAAACAATATGGTGTAGAGCAGGTGGTGATATCTGGTGAGCAAGATTTTGTTGTTTCTGATAACACCATTTATCGTCTCGATAACGGTCATGATCTAATGCCTAAAATTACTGGCATGGGATGCACGCATACTGCCTTAACTGGAGCTTTTGCATCCATTGATTTTGCGTCCGCAGGGCTTTGCGCAACCGCTGTTCTTGGTATCGCAGGAGAATTAGCAGGTAAACAAGCACAAGGGCCAGGTTCATTACAGATGCATATTTTAGATAAGTTACACGGGGTCGATGCGCAAGCTATCGAATATACTTTGGAGTGTGGAAAATATGATCCAGAATAG
- the thiE gene encoding thiamine phosphate synthase yields MIQNRAFNYPLYLVSDEHTCGDELKVLIEQALLGGVSIIQIRHKNHDVREFIERAQTAKQVIDRFNAEHYQDKSFVPLIINDRVDVALAVNADGVHLGQSDMPVDIARRLIGKDKILGLTVESPEQLNNAQHFEVDYLGISTIFNTATKTNTKYEWKIEGLMKAVQQSEKPLVAIGGITVNNIEKIAKTGVDSMALVSAICANPDPQAAAKHLRELMILSSNS; encoded by the coding sequence ATGATCCAGAATAGGGCTTTTAATTACCCATTATATTTAGTCAGCGATGAGCACACGTGTGGAGATGAACTGAAAGTATTGATTGAACAAGCCTTACTTGGTGGTGTGTCGATTATACAAATTCGACATAAAAACCATGATGTTCGCGAGTTTATAGAAAGGGCTCAAACAGCAAAGCAAGTGATTGACCGATTTAATGCTGAACACTACCAAGATAAGTCGTTTGTACCTTTGATAATTAATGATCGAGTGGATGTGGCTTTGGCGGTCAATGCGGATGGTGTGCATTTAGGCCAGTCAGATATGCCGGTGGATATCGCCCGTCGCCTGATTGGGAAAGATAAGATCCTTGGTCTAACGGTTGAAAGCCCAGAACAGCTTAACAACGCACAACACTTTGAGGTTGATTACCTTGGGATCAGTACCATTTTTAATACTGCGACAAAAACCAACACGAAATATGAGTGGAAAATAGAAGGTTTGATGAAAGCGGTACAACAGAGCGAAAAGCCGCTAGTCGCAATAGGGGGGATTACCGTTAATAACATTGAAAAAATAGCCAAAACTGGGGTGGATAGCATGGCATTGGTGTCAGCAATTTGTGCAAACCCTGACCCTCAGGCGGCGGCAAAACATCTAAGAGAATTGATGATCCTAAGTTCCAACTCATGA
- a CDS encoding DMT family transporter — protein sequence MTQEFKATVILIFTTIFAGLGWIFSKQAIAELPPFAFIGTRFVIASLLLVPFCYKSLSALSRQQVINAASVGVIMSGALLTWVTAISVTDTLAEGAFISSLAMLFAPFVGWLLFKQRPIRMFWVSLPFAVLGLGFLSLSNGYHHSPSQIWFLISAILLAFHFNFNAKYAQTIPSLALACIQLMVVGVVASIASLLLEQWPETISSTTWMWLGLSTIVATSLRYVMQTVGQKLTTSGNAAIIMILEPVWASSLSVVFYGDDMPIGKVIGCGLILWSLFVYRGGAKLLERRLQKSSL from the coding sequence ATGACCCAAGAGTTCAAAGCCACTGTTATACTTATTTTTACTACGATTTTTGCCGGTCTTGGTTGGATATTCTCTAAGCAGGCAATAGCGGAACTGCCCCCTTTTGCTTTTATTGGAACTCGGTTTGTTATTGCCTCTCTGCTCCTCGTTCCTTTTTGCTATAAGAGTTTGAGTGCGCTTAGCCGTCAACAAGTGATTAATGCAGCCAGCGTTGGTGTCATTATGTCTGGTGCCTTATTAACTTGGGTCACCGCAATTTCAGTCACCGATACATTGGCAGAAGGTGCTTTTATTTCTAGCCTTGCGATGCTATTCGCGCCATTTGTCGGCTGGCTGCTATTCAAACAAAGACCGATTCGTATGTTTTGGGTTTCACTGCCCTTTGCCGTACTTGGTTTAGGCTTCTTATCATTATCAAATGGATACCATCACTCACCTAGCCAAATTTGGTTTTTGATCTCGGCGATCTTGTTAGCTTTCCATTTCAACTTTAATGCGAAATATGCGCAAACCATTCCCAGTTTAGCGCTAGCTTGTATTCAATTAATGGTTGTTGGTGTCGTCGCATCAATTGCATCACTATTACTAGAACAATGGCCAGAAACCATTTCAAGTACAACATGGATGTGGTTAGGTTTGAGCACGATTGTTGCCACGAGTCTTCGTTATGTGATGCAAACGGTAGGACAAAAGCTGACTACTTCTGGCAATGCAGCCATCATTATGATCCTAGAACCAGTATGGGCGAGTTCACTCAGCGTTGTATTTTATGGGGATGATATGCCGATAGGTAAAGTCATCGGTTGTGGGCTGATCTTGTGGTCATTATTCGTTTATCGAGGTGGCGCTAAACTATTAGAGCGACGCTTGCAGAAATCATCGCTCTAA
- a CDS encoding dicarboxylate/amino acid:cation symporter, producing MTNDNNKKKRSLTSKIIFGMVAGIICGLLIQNFFSHNQFIDTYLVNGLFDVGGKIFIASLKMLVIPLVFVSLVCGTSSLKDISTLGRLGGKTLAFYITTTAIAITLALFMGIFLQPGAGADLTSAASFSAQSAPSLGEVIVGMFPSNPMAAMTQGNTLQVIVFAVLFGIAISLAGKPGERVANFFSDVNEVIMKLVTILMEVAPYGIFFLMAKLFTGLGLEAIANLAAYFLVLVAALLIHAFVTYSVLLKVLSGLNPIAFWKKMKDAIMFAFSTASSNATLPITMETATHRLGVSNKIASFTIPLGATINMDGTAIMQGVATAFIAQAFNVDLGIGDYMTVILTATLASVGTAGVPGVGLIMLAMVLNQVGLPLEGIALIMGVDRLLDMIRTAVNITGDSVVTCIVAKSENEMDVDAFNDPNAGEIELAMKKSA from the coding sequence ATGACGAACGACAACAACAAAAAGAAACGCTCACTGACGAGTAAAATCATTTTCGGTATGGTTGCCGGTATCATTTGTGGTTTACTCATCCAAAACTTCTTTTCACACAACCAGTTTATAGATACTTACCTAGTAAATGGACTGTTTGATGTTGGTGGTAAAATTTTTATTGCCAGCTTAAAAATGCTTGTTATCCCACTTGTTTTTGTCTCTTTAGTTTGCGGAACTAGCTCGCTAAAAGACATCAGCACACTGGGCCGTTTAGGTGGTAAAACACTGGCCTTCTACATTACAACAACCGCGATTGCTATCACACTTGCACTATTTATGGGGATCTTCCTACAACCTGGTGCGGGTGCGGATCTGACTTCTGCCGCTTCTTTTAGTGCTCAGAGTGCACCATCATTAGGTGAAGTCATCGTTGGTATGTTCCCAAGTAACCCTATGGCAGCAATGACACAAGGTAACACTTTGCAAGTTATCGTTTTTGCAGTGTTATTCGGTATTGCAATTAGCCTTGCAGGCAAACCTGGTGAACGTGTGGCTAACTTCTTCAGTGATGTTAATGAAGTCATCATGAAGTTAGTGACTATTTTAATGGAAGTGGCACCTTACGGTATCTTCTTCCTAATGGCGAAACTGTTTACGGGTCTTGGTCTAGAAGCTATCGCAAATCTTGCTGCCTACTTCCTAGTATTGGTTGCCGCTTTGCTAATTCATGCTTTTGTGACATACAGCGTATTGCTTAAAGTTCTTTCAGGTCTGAATCCGATCGCGTTCTGGAAGAAAATGAAAGATGCCATTATGTTTGCATTCTCAACGGCTTCTTCAAACGCAACGCTACCTATCACAATGGAAACGGCTACCCACCGCTTAGGTGTGAGCAACAAAATTGCTTCGTTCACGATTCCACTTGGTGCAACCATCAACATGGATGGTACGGCAATCATGCAAGGTGTCGCGACAGCATTCATTGCACAAGCATTCAATGTTGATTTAGGTATCGGCGACTACATGACAGTGATCTTAACGGCTACCCTCGCCTCTGTAGGTACAGCAGGTGTTCCAGGTGTCGGTCTGATCATGCTAGCAATGGTATTAAACCAAGTTGGTCTACCTCTTGAAGGTATTGCGTTAATCATGGGTGTTGACCGCTTACTGGATATGATCCGTACAGCCGTGAACATTACTGGTGACAGCGTAGTCACTTGTATCGTTGCAAAATCAGAAAATGAAATGGATGTTGATGCTTTCAACGATCCTAACGCTGGTGAAATTGAGCTAGCAATGAAAAAATCTGCTTAA
- a CDS encoding BCCT family transporter, which yields MDKKDNGGIPLHSGEANPIDTDYQVGQDNVVLSVGPFGLDIHNRVFAVSGLAIVLFVIVTLLFQQQVEPIFVHMRDWLTSYLDWFFLLSGNIFVVVCLGLAISPLGRVRIGGTDAKPDYSYSGWLAMLFAAGMGIGLVFFGVSEPMSHFSTALGGPVFENGVRTDWAPLGGAMGDTEAARQLGMAATIYHWALHPWAIYALLALGLAIFSFNKGLPLTMRSVFYPILGERVWGWPGHIIDILAVIATVFGLATSLGYGASQAATGLNFLFDIPFNNTTQIVLIVVITAFALISVVAGLDSGVKRLSEINMGLAALLLFFIVVVGPTLAIVTGFFENIWSYIKEIPALSMPFEREDVNYSQGWTAFYWAWWISWSPFVGMFIARVSRGRTVREFIFCVLIVPSTVCVFWMSAFGGTAIDQFVNAGYEAVKDADLPLKLFAMLGAMPLSSITSIVGIILVVVFFITSSDSGSLVIDTISAGGKVDAPTPQRVFWCTFEGLVAIALLLGGGLAAAQAMAVTTGFPFTIVLLFATFSLILGLMSEPRPVKNAK from the coding sequence ATGGATAAAAAAGACAATGGCGGTATTCCGCTGCATAGTGGGGAGGCTAACCCCATCGACACGGACTATCAGGTCGGACAGGACAATGTTGTTTTATCTGTCGGACCCTTTGGTTTAGATATTCACAACCGAGTTTTTGCGGTTTCAGGTCTCGCTATTGTCCTTTTCGTGATAGTAACGTTACTTTTCCAACAGCAGGTTGAACCCATTTTTGTTCACATGCGTGACTGGTTAACTTCCTATCTAGACTGGTTTTTCCTTTTATCTGGTAACATTTTTGTTGTCGTCTGTTTGGGTTTAGCCATTTCTCCACTGGGTCGCGTACGAATCGGCGGTACTGATGCTAAGCCTGATTACTCTTATAGCGGCTGGTTAGCAATGCTATTTGCCGCGGGCATGGGAATTGGTTTGGTTTTCTTTGGTGTATCAGAGCCTATGTCTCACTTTAGTACCGCGCTAGGAGGACCTGTATTTGAAAATGGAGTGCGTACCGACTGGGCACCACTTGGTGGAGCGATGGGTGATACCGAAGCGGCGCGTCAATTAGGTATGGCTGCAACAATATATCACTGGGCTTTACACCCATGGGCAATCTACGCTCTGTTAGCATTAGGCTTGGCGATCTTTTCTTTTAATAAGGGACTTCCGTTGACTATGCGCTCTGTCTTTTATCCTATTTTAGGTGAAAGAGTTTGGGGTTGGCCTGGGCATATCATTGATATTCTCGCCGTTATTGCGACCGTATTTGGTCTAGCTACCTCGCTGGGCTATGGTGCATCACAAGCGGCAACGGGACTTAATTTCTTATTCGATATTCCATTTAATAACACCACTCAAATCGTTCTGATCGTGGTCATAACGGCATTTGCGTTAATCTCTGTTGTTGCGGGTCTTGATAGCGGGGTTAAGCGATTATCAGAAATTAATATGGGTTTAGCTGCACTGCTATTGTTTTTCATCGTTGTAGTAGGGCCGACTTTAGCGATCGTTACTGGCTTCTTTGAAAATATCTGGTCATATATTAAAGAGATACCAGCTTTATCAATGCCGTTTGAACGTGAAGATGTAAATTACTCTCAAGGTTGGACTGCATTTTACTGGGCATGGTGGATTTCATGGTCACCATTCGTAGGTATGTTTATTGCGCGTGTTTCTCGTGGACGTACCGTGCGTGAATTTATCTTCTGCGTATTGATTGTGCCATCAACCGTTTGTGTATTCTGGATGTCTGCTTTTGGTGGTACCGCGATTGATCAGTTTGTGAATGCTGGCTATGAAGCGGTAAAAGATGCAGATCTACCATTGAAATTATTTGCAATGTTAGGTGCCATGCCATTATCGAGTATTACCTCCATTGTCGGAATTATCTTGGTGGTTGTGTTTTTCATAACATCATCAGATTCAGGTTCATTGGTTATCGATACTATTTCAGCCGGTGGTAAAGTGGATGCACCAACACCACAACGTGTTTTCTGGTGCACATTTGAAGGCTTAGTAGCGATTGCATTACTACTTGGTGGAGGTTTGGCTGCTGCACAAGCCATGGCAGTAACAACCGGGTTCCCATTTACCATCGTATTGTTGTTCGCGACATTCTCACTGATTTTGGGTTTGATGAGCGAACCTAGACCGGTGAAAAACGCAAAATAA